In one window of Epinephelus fuscoguttatus linkage group LG20, E.fuscoguttatus.final_Chr_v1 DNA:
- the LOC125881198 gene encoding protein FAM117A-like encodes MSGRSGVGQIRGATSGPQPLKATVPYQLASKPRPNRTDGKSAGKPKPHQLSSGMRRTMSLDAIIGPYLQGHWPKEPEGQSSLSRKDKSTQTPDSWSDKSQSRRGSSSHKRSASWGSAEHLQEIAKLKQQLQQRSKPAVSGGPDKDRQRGYPQGNCSLGATQTQPIPIPLAPLSTLVPRLRCSVEGLNQELEGMFICQPPHPQHRLLEVPDGHRAPVPTQSCSSGSQSDPPTTPLSSSSPSSSSSSSPSSSPTNICTLSHNSEDAPLDQQGLTDSAEMCLLSPFSSQNEADLLLPLPMSSSPGPNKSCCFQREPPEGCEKVRVWEETSTPHQPKPTLISSCPDPNKVNFTPHGGSAFCPVSLLKPLLPSMDLLFRSLAVSPSGSCLNQGTSSCQATSSGNRAAPPDPPATTAVMGEGSGEGLAF; translated from the exons ATGTCTGGCCGAAGTGGAGTCGGGCAGATCCGAGGAGCTACCTCAGGTCCTCAGCCCCTCAAGGCTACTGTTCCCTATCAGCTGGCCAGCAAGCCTCGACCCAACCGGACAGATGGGAAGTCAG CTGGAAAACCCAAACCGCACCAGCTGAGCTCTGGCATGAGGCGGACGATGTCTCTTGACGCCATCATCGGGCCGTACCTGCAGGGACACTGGCCCAAAGAACCAGAGGGCCAGAGCAGCTTGTCTCGGAAGGACAAGTCCACCCAG ACCCCAGACTCATGGTCAGATAAATCTCAGAGCcggagaggcagcagcagccacaaacGATCGGCATCATGGGGCAGCGCTGAGCATCTGCAAGAG ATTGCCAAACTAaaacaacagctgcagcagcgcAGCAAACCTGCAGTCTCAGGGGGGCCTGACAAAGACCGCCAGCGTGGATACCCTCAAGGGAACTGTAGCCTAGGAGCTACTCAG ACTCAACCCATTCCCATCCCCCTCGCTCCCCTGTCTACACTGGTCCCTCGGCTGCGCTGCAGTGTGGAGGGCCTCAACCAGGAGCTGGAAGGCATGTTCATCTGTCAGCCGCCACATCCTCAGCACAGG CTCCTTGAGGTTCCAGATGGTCACCGGGCTCCGGTCcctacacagagctgcagcagtggATCTCAGAGTGACCCCCCCACCACACCTCTGTCCTCatcttctccttcctcctcctcttcctcctcacccAGCTCCTCTCCTACAAACATCTGCACTCTGTCACACAACTCTGAAGATGCACCTCTGGATCAACAAG GTTTGACAGACAGTGCTGAGATGTGCCTCCTGTCTCCGTTCTCCTCCCAGAACGAGGCCGACCTCTTGCTGCCTCTGCCGATGTCGTCCTCCCCAGGGCCCAACAAAAGCTGCTGCTTCCAGAGAGAGCCTCCCGAGGGCTGCGAAAAGGTCAGAGTCTGGGAGGAGACCAG CACTCCACACCAACCTAAGCCAACCCTCATCTCCTCCTGCCCAGACCCCAACAAGGTAAACTTCACCCCCCATGGGGGCTCAGCCTTCTGCCCCGTCAGCCTCCTCAagcccctcctcccctccatgGACCTGCTGTTCCGCAGCCTCGCCGTCTCTCCATCCGGCAGTTGCTTGAACCAGGGAACGAGCTCCTGCCAGGCAACGTCTTCTGGCAACCGGGCCGCTCCTCCAGATCCTCCAGCAACCACTGCTGTCATGGGAGAAGGCTCTGGGGAGGGCCTCGCTTTCTGA
- the ndufa4b gene encoding cytochrome c oxidase subunit NDUFA4 encodes MATMLGTVAKQLKSHPALIPLFVFIGGGATMSMTYLCRLALKNPDVSWDRKNNPEPWNKMEPNQQYKLFKINMDYSKLKKDRPDF; translated from the exons ATGGCCACCATGTTGGGGACAGTCGCCAAACAGCTGAAGAGCCACCCTGCT CTCATCCCCCTCTTCGTCTTCATCGGTGGCGGGGCAACCATGAGCATGACGTACTTGTGTCGGCTGGCTCTGAAAAACCCTGATGTCTC TTGGGATCGCAAGAACAACCCCGAGCCCTGGAACAAAATGGAGCCCAACCAGCAGTACAAA cttttcaaaatCAACATGGACTACTCCAAGCTGAAGAAGGACAGGCCTGATTTCTAA